The following are encoded together in the Macrobrachium rosenbergii isolate ZJJX-2024 chromosome 21, ASM4041242v1, whole genome shotgun sequence genome:
- the LOC136850212 gene encoding cuticle protein 19-like has product MMKVIVAVAMAMVGVSLAFPYQPAPYQQKPLMPYHFEYGVQDPYSGNNFGRHEKSDGNKVYGSYSVDLPDGRKQTVNYKADQYNGFVADVTYSGQPYHPVH; this is encoded by the exons ATGATGAAG GTAATTGTAGCTGTCGCTATGGCAATGGTTGGCGTCTCTCTCGCCTTCCCCTACCAGCCTGCACCGTACCAGCAAAAG CCCCTGATGCCCTACCACTTCGAGTATGGAGTCCAGGACCCTTATTCCGGGAATAACTTTGGTCGTCACGAGAAATCCGATGGAAATAAAGTTTATGGCTCATATTCCGTCGATCTTCCTGACGGCCGTAAGCAAACG GTGAACTACAAGGCTGACCAATACAACGGCTTCGTTGCTGATGTCACATACAGTGGCCAACCTTATCATCCAGTTCACTAA
- the LOC136849504 gene encoding pro-resilin-like: MATQIAATVLMTVVASAFARPDGYGSGQNSVLMPYQFGYNVNDAYQGLDFGHHENSDGNAVYGSYTVQLPDGRKQNVEYRADHQSGYVAKVNYVGQAQHPQNYGPAITFRPSHGSGGKGGSGFGQDGNAGGYGGSGSGQGGAGFGVGGSGFGQGGSGYGSGGFGQSGSGFGTGGSGFGAGGSGYGR, encoded by the exons ATGGCCACTCAG ATAGCTGCAACTGTTTTAATGACAGTCGTCGCATCTGCCTTCGCTAGACCCGATGGATACGGGAGCGGGCAAAATTCC gTACTTATGCCCTATCAATTTGGGTATAATGTCAACGATGCCTACCAAGGCCTAGACTTCGGGCACCATGAAAATTCCGACGGCAACGCCGTCTACGGATCCTACACCGTCCAACTTCCTGATGGCCGTAAACAGAAC GTTGAATATAGAGCTGATCATCAATCAGGGTATGTGGCCAAGGTCAACTACGTAGGTCAAGCTCAGCATCCTCAGAATTACGGACCAGCCATTACTTTTAGGCCATCCCACGGTAGTGGTGGTAAGGGAGGCAGCGGATTCGGACAAGACGGAAATGCAGGTGGCTACGGAGGCAGTGGATCTGGACAAGGTGGTGCTGGATTTGGTGTTGGTGGCAGCGGATTTGGACAAGGTGGATCAGGTTATGGCAGTGGAGGATTTGGGCAAAGTGGTAGTGGATTTGGCACCGGTGGCAGTGGATTTGGAGCAGGTGGATCCGGATATGGCCGTTAA